ATGAAGAGTGCTGTGGTCATGCTGTAGTCACTGGGTGCCTTTGATGGTCCGGTGTAAGTGGCAGCAGCAAGGTGAACTCAGTGCCCGTCTGCTCGTCGGAACGCACGGCGACTTCCCCCCCGTGCTCCTCGGCAATGGTGTGACAGATGGTGAGGCCCAGACCGGTGCCGGAAGCCTTCGTCGTGAAGAATGGCTCAAACAAGGATACCATCTGCTCGGGCGGAATGTAACTGTGAGAATTCCACACGCCGATCCCAAGGCGCTCCTGTCCACCCGCAATTCGCGGCTGGACCCGGACCTCGACGCGGCCACCAGCCGGCGTTGCGTCTAGTGCATTGAGCAGAAGGTTCAAGAGAGCCTGGTGCAGGCGCGTCTCGTTCCCGCGCAGCTCAGGCAGTTCCTCGGGCAGCACCACGCTGATTCCTATCCCTCGCGATTCTGCACTGGCGCTCACCGCCGCCGCGGCCCCTTCAGCAAGCTGGCGCAGGTTCACGTTCTCCCAGGCATAGCTGGTAGGCCGCGCCAGGGTCATGAACTGTTCCACGAGATCCTCCAGGCGACCCACCTCGGACCTCGCCACATCCAGGAATGACTCGCGGAACTCAGGGTCGTCCAGACGCCGCGGAGCCAGTTCGGCGAATGTCCGGATCGCCACCAGCGGATTGCGGATCTCGTGGGCCATGCCGGCGGAAATCGCCCGGATGAATCGCAGCCGCTCGGCCTCTTGCTGGGCCCTGCGCAGCGCATCTTCGGTACTCAAGTCATGGAAGAGCACTGCCGCTCCGTCATTGCCCCCCTCGGGGTTCGTGAGGGCAAAAGTGCTCAGTGCAACCCGCAATTCCCCGTCCGAGAAAAGTGGCAGCCCCGGGTTGTTGCTTCCGCGGCCGGTCTGCAGTGCGTCCGACAAGCTGGCTTGAAGCGAGGCCGGCAGTATGTGCAGGTGCCTGCCCACCAGGTCGGAGGATTTGCGGTGAAGCAATTCGCAGGCGGATGCGTTGACCACGCTTATGATCCCGCGTGAGTCGACAGCGACCAGCCCGCTGGCCATCTGGGAGATAATCTTCTCGGTGCGCTCCTTCTCAGCGAGTATCTGGGCCCGCAGTTCGTGGTTTTTCAGCGCAACAGCCGCATGGGCGCCCAGCGCTGCAAACATTGATGCCTCAAAGGCCGTGAAGATGTCCCTGGACAGCTTCGGACCAAGAATGAAGAAACCCAGGGGCCGCTCCTGCCAGACCATGGGGATGACAACGCTCGCGTGCAGGCTCTCCATGGCGCTCAGGCGCTCGGCAGCGTGCGGCGATGCATCAAACCGCAGGACATCGCCCGCGTACAGGGGCTCCTGCAAGCCCTCAACGTTGAGCAGCCGCAGCGCCGGTCCGCTCAGGTTTCCGGCCGCCAGGAAGGGCGCTTGTGTCGCCACATAAGAGTGCGGGTCCACGAGCCCAACGCATTCGTACACGCTCCCTGACCGGCGCAGGTAGGCCGCGACGAAAGCGGTCCCGAAGAACTCCTCGGCAGCCTCCAGCATCGGCATGAGTAACGTCTCGTTTCCCGGTGACCGGACCACCGCAGCTTCGAGCCTGCGCAGGAGCTTGGCGGTCCGCTCTCGGTCCTCATCGGCATTGCGTCCGAGCAGTCCCCGGAAGTACTGGTACGCGGGGGTAAAAGTGAAACCGAGAGCGGTTCCGATAACCAGCCAGAAGGCGGTCAGCCGCGCGGGGTCATCCACATAGAGCCGCATTCTGCCCAGGAGCACGCTGACTGCGAGCCCGGCCGCGATACCGAGACTGCCGACAGCGAGGACTCCCGCTGCTGCGCGCCGGCCTGCTGAGCCAAGGTCCCACAGGCTATGCTTGGCCATCGCCGCAGTAACGGTGGCGATTGTGAAGAAGTACGTGACCACGCCCCAGCGCGAGTACGTGGTATTGCCGGTGATGACCGGCAGGATCACGTTGGTGATCAACACCATGACCTGGAAGCCGATGGCGGCTGCGAGGACGTAGACCGTCTGGACCCGGGCGACGCCGTGCAGTTGGCGCGACTTGGTCCACAGCAGGCCATTGGCCACTGACAGCAACCCAATGGCGTACAGTCCCAGGAGAGCCAGCGGCCAGCCAAACTCCACATTGGGGCCCTCGGGGGTCATCTCGATGCTGCGCACGATGCCCGGCAGGCAGGCTATCCCGCCGAAGACCAGGGCCGAACCGTACAGCAAGACCCGCTGAAGAGACCAGGAGGAGACAAGACGATCGGGGAAGAACGAGCAGAAGTCCACGAAGGTAACCAGGACGAAGGCGGAGAGCAGGTGGACCAGGCGCAGGTAGGCGACGACCACCACGGGGTCCTTGGCGACGACGATCCCGTAGTTCAGCAGAGCCCACCCGGTGACCAGCAGTGCATGCAGGCACCAGAGACGGTTTGCCGGCCGTGAAGGTGCCCGCAGGTAGATGACCAGCCCGAGCGCCGCGGAAGCGACGCCCACTGCGATCAATGCGACGGCGTTGAGGTCCATCCGGCTCTCACTACACACCAGTCGTCCGGTTCGTTCGGGACGCTATCCCATTGTCCGCTCATCGAAACGGCGCACGATCAGGGCCGCGTGTGTACCTCCGAAACTGTGGGCATTCAGCGCGATCGTGTCAATGCGTCCCCGCCGTGCAGTGCCCGGGACGTAGTCGAGATCGCACTCTTCGTCAGGCTCAACCAGGTTGAGCGTCGGAGGCACGGTCTCCGTCTGAAGAACCATGCAGGCCGCCACCAATTGCATCGCCGCGCCAGCCCCGAAGCACTGGCCGGGCACGGGTTTGATGGAAGTCACCGGAATGTGGTACGCATGCTGCCCCAGCGCCTTCTTGATGCCCAGGGTGTCGCCGATGTCGTACTCTTTGTTGCCGATCCCGTGTGCGCAGACATAGTCGATATCGTTCGGTGCGAGCTTGCCCATGCGCATCGCATCGCGCAGGCAACGTGCAAGCTCATCTCCCGTGGGGATGGAGATGACCATGTGGTATGCTTCCGTGTTCACACCGTATCCCAGCAACTCGCCATAGATGCGGGCGCCGCGCTTCATGGCGTGCTCTGCGGACTCCAGCACAACCGCCGCCGCTCCCTCGCCCAGCACAAGGCCGTCGCGGTCCTTGTCAAAAGGCCGGCAAGCGCCCTTTGGGTCATCGTTCCGAGTTGACAGCACCCTCTGGCGTGCGAGCATGTGGTAGATCGGCCTGGAAAGGCACGCTTCAGACCCACCCGCAATCATGCAGGTCGCCTGGCCGCGCCGAATCGTCTCCATCGCCTGCCCCACCGTGAGCACCGATGTGACACAACCGGTTGAGAGCGAGTACTGGGGCCCCTTCAGCCCTAGTTCGATTGAGATGTGGCTGCTCGCGGCGTGGGCTGGGATCTCGTTGATCCCGGTGGGGTCCACGCGTTGGAATTCGCTCTCCACCCAGCGTACATAATGGTCGTCGGCAATGTTCCCGTTCCCCGCGCCGCTGGTGCCGAATGCCACGCCGATGCCGAGACGGTCCTCGCGTTCGAGGTCGAGGTCGGAATCTTCGATGGCCATCTGGGCGGCCGCCAGTGAGAAGTGCACGAACCGGCCCTGCTTGGCAGCCTTCTTCGCCTCGACCCAGTCCAGCGGGTCGAAGTCGGTGATTTCTCCGGCGATCTGGGCGCGCAGGTCGCTCACATCGAACCGCGTGATGCGGCGCACGCCTGACTTGCCATCTCGCACGGCCTCCCAGAAGGCCTGCTTCCCCATTCCCGCGCAGGACACCACACCCGCACCGGTGATGACGACCCGGCGCGAAGGCGCTTCGATGGCTGACATGCTCTCGTTCCCCTCAAGGCTCTTGCCGCAGGTTGGCCTGCGGCGGGAAAGCCCGACACGAACTTGTTGAAGGGTTGCCCCCTCGCCGGAACAGACCCCCGGCAGGAAGCCCTTACCAGCGGTACGTGGCCTGCAACCCGTGGCTGTCGGATGGCCCGAACAGTCCGGTGGCGATATCATCGTTCCAACGGTTGATGTACGCGTAGCTCAGGTCCCAGCATCTGTCCTGGTAACCCAGACCGAAGGTCAAGCGGGAATCATTCATGCCGGCGCGCAAGGCGAACCGGTTGGAGATGTCATACTCTGCGCCCGCGTGCCAGGTGTTGAGGGTCTGTACGGTGGGCCCCTCATGGGTGGCCGAGCGCCGATATTCCACGGCTACGAGTGTTTTCGGCCCGCAGTTCCATGACACGCCCAGCGCCAGCAGGTCGGTCCAAAACACACGCTGGACCGGGCCGCCGCCGACCAGTGCACCGGTGGCAGTCGCGGTCTCCTGGTAGTAATCGTAGACGGCACCCAGGAACACGCCCGGGGCGTGCTCGTATGCAACGCCCAACCGGGCGCCCCAGTCGGCCTCGGAGGAAATGTTCAGCAGCGGCATCCCCGGTGCCATCAGGCTCAAATCGATGTCGCTGATTGCCGACACGCCGATGCCCGCCGTCAGCTTCTCATCAATCCGCCGCCCATAGTGTACAGACAGGTCCTGTTCGGACATGCTCGCCATCGGTCCGCCCTGCATCCGTGTGGCTGCCGGGTCGCCGCTCATGTCGAAGAAACTGAACTGCAGGCCCGACTCATTGTCCGTCAGCGGAAGAATGTAATGCAGCTGGTAGGTGTCCAGATCGGGGCCTTGTGAGAAGTCGGTGGTCTGATACCGGACGGACGCGTTCGGGTCGGTCTGCATGGCCGCGAAAGCGGGGTTCGCGAAGCCGCGGTCCCAGACGCAGGAGACCGGGCCTCCCATGCCCATCAAGCGGGTGGTCGCGGCGGAAGAAAGCCCGAATGGGTGCACCAGCGCGTAACTCTCGATGCCCTGCGCCCAGGCGCTTCCTGCGCCACACGACAACATGGCCACCACAGCAAACAGTGTCACGACTGGCCAATTGCGGGCTGCGTTCATTGCGATATGCCCTCCCATGACATTTGCTGCATCTCGGTCCACGATGAACGGCCTGGAAAGAGGGGTGCTCCGCAAACCTCCAGTGCCCCCACATGACTTGCCCAAGCCCATGGTCCGCGGTGCGCCATGCCCACTAGTAGGGCATATTTCGTGTCTATTCTTGGCAAGATGTACTCTAGTATCGGCAGAACGTCAAGGGCTTCTTTTGGTGCGCTAAAGAACTGGGATGAATTGTCCCTCTTGGAGGTAGACGAACCGTGGTGCAGTCTGCCTCGCCTTTGCTCCTGCTATTCAGACAGGCGAAGTCTGAGCGTGCCTCAGTGAAGCTGCGAATTGCATTCCGGGTTCCTACGCAGTTCTCCCCGAAATCGCCCCTGACGTTCAGGCGAGGGTGCATGCGGGGATTGTGCATCAGGCATATTGTGGCTGGGCGCGCAAGTCGAGGAGGTTATTTCGGGCGACCCGGGGAATAATGAGTCTCAAGGGGCATGGGGCGTACCCATCTAGACATAGCAGGAGGCAGTCATATGCGAAAGGGTTTCACTCTGATTGAACTGCTCGTTGTCATCGCCATCATCGCTATCCTTGCGGCGATCCTCTTCCCGGTCTTCGCAAGGGCCCGCGAGAAGGCACGCTCCGCCAGTTGTCTGTCAAACGTCAAGCAGATCGGGCTCGCCGTTCTCATGTATGGTCAGGACTATGACGAGCGGTATGTGTCGGCAGCCTGGTGGGGAAGCTATTTCTGGTGTGACCGCGTCGCCCCCTACATGAAGAACACCCAGCTGTTTGTCTGTCCGTCCCACAAGGGTGATCTCTGCGCAACCGGTACCTGCAGCAACCACAATGCCCACGTGCGCTACCCGGACCTTGGGTACGGGTACAACCACTATCACATCAGCTATCCCTCGGGTTTCGTGGGGCTATCCAACCAGCGATGTCCGCGGTTATGTCCCCTGCCTCCGTGTTCATGGTGATGGACTTCCAGTGTTACTACACCGCGACCACCGGGAGCGTGGACGGCAGCAAAGGTTACGCCAATAAGCACAATGGCGGGACCAACATCTGCTATGCCGACGGCCACGCCAAGTGGCGGGGCTGGGACAGCCTGAAGTTCGGTCCTTCCACCTTCTCCGCGACCCCTCACTACTACGAGTTCGACTACCGCTTCGAAGGCTGATTCCCCCGAGACAAGACGCCACACGGCCGCCTGGATCGCTCCGGGCGGCCGTTTCTTTGGTGGGCTGATCGCCTAGGCCGACCGTCCCGGTCGGCGAATATTGCTTGCGCGTAACATCCGCGCGATCAGGTTCTCGCGCACAACGCGACGTCCGACCCGAAGGTTACTTCCCCCCAATCGTCTCCGCAAGGAGCGCCGCGCCTTGGGCTGCCCAGGCCTCCCCGGCTCCGGGAAGTGGGAGGGCCATCCCGTACAGCTTGCAGGCTGCGAGAGACGCGTACCCCTGCAGTTCCACGTCGCGCCGGTCCGCGATGTACCCGATGACGCCGTTGCTCGTGGCCGCGAGAAGCACGTTGTGGTCTGGCGCGGCATCCCGGATGATCCGGCCCAGCGCGGTGAAGGTCTCCGCGGAAAGCGCGATGATCGCCGCGTCCCCAAAAACGAAGCCCTGGATCTCCGCCCGCGCCTCCTCTTCGGCAATCTCTCCACCCAGATTCTCCAGCATCTTCAGGTGCCACTCCATATCCACGCGCAGCAGACCATTGTCCGGGTCCTCCTCCAGCTTCGCCTGGAGTTCCTCGAGAGATGCCTCGAGCTGGACCGGTTCGGGAATGTCACTCTGCACGGACACCGCACGCGAGAATACCTTGAGGGGGCCGGGCTTCCACGGCAGGGACTCGGCCACTGCTCTTCGGGCGCAAGCGGCAAGATCACGCCCGTAGATAGCGAGGGTCTCGCGAGCGGCCGGACCAACGCGGACCGTGTTGGCCAGAGGGTTGATGTCGCCGCAGGGGCCGCTCAGGAAAATGGCCCGGCAACCGTAAGCGTTCAGTTCGCGGATCAATGCGCCGGGGTAATCCGCGGAGTATTCGCGGTTCACGCCCATGGTCACCGGGTGGCAGGCGTAGTTGACCACGAGGATCGGTCTCGCGCCGGGGATCACGATGTTCAGCCCCCGGACCCGGGTGTCTAGGTCCGCGCCGCCCACGCGGTTGTGCGCGAAGCCCTCGGGAAAGTCCACATCGAAGCTGTCCACGGAATCCGCGGGCTTCAGATCGGCCAATGCCGCCTGGGTAATCTGCAGGATATGCTTGCCCAGGGCGTGCATGAAATGCTCGGAGGGTCGCCCGCAGCCGAAGGTGACCCGCGCCGCCGGGCCCGAATGGGTGTGGGTGCAGTGGAGCATGAGGCAGTCGCCCGGCAACCCCAGCTTGCGCTCCACTCTCGCGCGCATTGCCGAGACCCAGTGGGCGTCGAGAGCCAGCAGGTCAAGCTGGATCACCACCGCGCGGGTCTCGCCGTCGCTGAGCGTCAGCGCCCGGGCCATGATAGGGTCGGCGGTTCCCGTCGCCCGGCGATTCAGGTAGTAGCCGTAACCTGTGAGCTCTTCCCCCGGCGGGGGGGTAATGTCGATTGCGGCGAAACCGAACTCCATGTGCGCGCGTCTCCTCTCGGACTTTCAGTCCATCATTCCCATGTAGAACCCGAGGTAGAACCGGGCGATCATGATACCGACGATGATGCCCATGATGATGATGACGACAGGCACGATCATCACCGCCGCGCGATGAATGCGCGTCCGGGATTCGTCCTCCAGATGCTGGGCGGCCTTGTCCATCATGGTGTCCACGTTGCCCGTCTGCTCGCCGGTTTCCAGCAGGCGCATGACCAGCGAGTTGGACAGACGCGTGTAGCCCAGGGCGTCGCTGAGGGGAACGCCCTGCTCAACTACGGGCGCGGCGGCGTGGAACTGCGAGGCGAGAAAACGGTTCCCGCAGGCATCCGCGGACAGGCGCACGCATTCGGGGACGCTGATACCCGCCTCATACAGCGCTGCGAAGGCCCGACAGAACTTGGCCAGCGCAACCTGCTGGATGATGACGCCCAGTACGGGAAGGGCCAGTTTGACCTGGTCGATGAGATTGCGGCCTGTCTGGGAAGCCGCGAACCGGCGGTAGATCAGATAGAACGCGAGGAACGGCAGGCCGCCAATGAGCAGGTAGACCATGAGCGTCTGGAACAGGATGACGACGGCGCGCCAGGCGCTTTCCAGGAGCCAGGCGATGATCGCCCGAGCCGCCGCGGGGATGAGCAGGACGGCGGAGACGAGGATCTTCGCGTAGAAGGTCTCCCGCGAGATCATATTGCGCAGTTCGAGCTCGCGCTCCAGGTACTCGGCGATGTTAGTGAGCATCTTGTCCAGGCGGCCGCTTTGCTCACCCGCTTCGATGAGCGCGACGGTGATGTCCGAGAACATGCCGGGGTGGTCGCGCATGATCACGGACAGCTTCTCGCCCTTGCCGACGCGGGCGGAGGCCCGCCGGAAGAATGCCCGGAACGGCGGCGACATGGGCCGGGAGACCTGGTGGTCCAGCGCCTGATTCAGAGTGATGCCGGCGCTCACCAGTGTGGCGAGTTCGCGGAAGGCGTAGGCCTGTTCGCGCAGCGGGGCCTTGTAGGCCAAGGATTGTCTCCTTCAGGGTAATTCAGTGTCGCGCAGGAATACCTTCGTAGTCGGCGGCCGTTGACGTTCACCTTCAAGGCCCCGGAGGGGCCGTTTCGCATATAGCCTGGGGCGGAAGCCCCCGGGATCAGACCCCAACCTGATCCCTCACAAGCCCCCGAAGGGGCGGCAGAGAGCAGAGAACGACCAACGACTTCGCGAGCAAGCTCGCTCCTACAAGTCGGCTGAGACCTGGCGCGGTTTCTCGGCAAGAGCCCTTTTCGACGTCTTGCAAGAGACGACGACGGCCGGGCCGGATGGGGCATATCGTCCCTACTCTACTCGTACTCCCACTTGTGAATCCAGGGGTCGTTGGTGCGCTTCTGGAAGTCCTTGATCTTCGCGCAGAAGTGCCCCACGAGGCCCGCATAGTCCGGACGCTCGGCAAGGTTATTGGTCTCGCCCGGGTCCTGCTGGAGGTCATAGAGCTCGAACCGCGGGCGATGCAGGTACGCTTCCACCGGTCGCTGTCCGTAGTCGGAAATTCCACGGCGCAGCGAGCCTTGCCACGTGGCCGCCTCCCAAAGGTCGGAAGCGAAGGAGTAAGTCAGCGGGTGAGCGATGTTCCAGATGAACTTATGCTGCTTCGTGCGTACCACTCGCATCGGGTAGTAGTTGGTGATCTCGTGGAAGGTGTGGGCCGCGAAGGCCTCCTCGCGCCAGTCGGTTGGGCTTGCCTGGTCGATGATCCCCCGGAAGGACCGCCCGTGGAAGGCCTCGGGATTGTCCAGGGCCCCGGCGAAGTCCAGAATCGTCGGCGTGAGATCCGCCCAGGTGACGAGAGCGTCGCAGGTCGTGCCGCGGCCGGAGTGTTCGGGGCTGCGCACGATGAGCGGCAGGTTCATGCCGGGCTCATACAGGGTGGTCTTGGCGCCCGGGAAGGCCGCACCATTGTCGGCGATGTAGATGATCACCGTGTTGTCCCACTTGCCCTCATCGCGCAGTACCTGCAGTAGTCTGCCGATGCCCCGATCCAGCCGCGCCACGGACTGGCAGTACTGGGCCAGTTCGGCCCGGGTCTCGGGAATGTCCGGCAGGTACGGCGGCACCAGCACTTCGTCGTCGTCGAAGGGGCGCTCTTCGTCACCGGGAAAAGACTGGGGCGGATTGCCAAATCGGTCCGGTCTGCACGGGTGCTCCGCGACCACTCCGCCGCCACGATGGGGATTGTGGGATGCCCAGTAAAGGAAGAACGGTTCGTCGCTCTGCATGAAAGGCCGGCAGGCCTCGGCCATGCAAACGTCGTCCCGCCCGAACATGCCCTCGGGGAGCCCATCCTGGAAGGGGAAGAGTGCGTCGGGTGCGTAGTGGCGCTTCCCTGCCCGCGCCGTCCGGTAGCCCGCCTTGTTCAGCAGCGCCGGCAGAGTGACGGTGTCGTCGAAACACGCGAAATGGTGGCAACCGTGGGTGTGACCGTAGGTGCCATTGGCGTGGTTGTAAAGGCCGGTGAGGATCACGCTTCGGCTCGCGGCGCAGGAAGCGGTGGTGCAGAAACCGTTGGTGAACCGCACGCCTTCTCCCGCGAGGGCGTCAAGGTTCGGGGTGTGGATGGACGGGTTGCCATAGGACACGGTATCGCGGCCGTGATCGTCTGAAACGATGAGGATGATGTTGGGGCGCTGATCAGCCATGTGCTGTCTCCGTCTTCACTGGATTCCGTGGCGCTGCAGCCAGTTGTTTGCCTCCGGGGGCAGATACTCCTTGACCTTCCGTCCCAGCTTCCGCAGTTCCTCCGTGCCGCCGCCAAGCAGTTCCCGTAGCTTCTCGGGATCCGCCGTGTCGTAGTCGTAATTGACCACGCTGAAGCCGGGCGCGGGACTGTAGCTGAAGTCCTCCACGGTCAGGCCGGAATTGCGGTGGAAGTCAGATACCTTGTACGTGCGCAACACGGTCCCGGCGCTGTCGAGCTGCTCGAACAGAACGGGCGCCCGGGTCCTTTGGCTCACGTACAGGCGCCCGCCGTCATGCTCGCCGGTGCGTCCGGGCCACTCCAGCAGCCAGCAGGTCTCGCCCGCCTGCTCCACAGGGGCCTTCAGCGTGAGCCGCTCGGGCTTCTCCACCGACGATGTGATTGCGCGGCCGGGGTCCTTGCCGCCGAGCATCTCCGTGAGAATCTCCCGCGGCGTCATGCGGTCCGAGTGCACCCGAAAGGCGGTGCTGATCACGGGGACGATGACCCAGAGTTCTCCGCGCGTGGCGATGACCCGGAGCGAGACCACATCCACGTCCAGCAGGTCCGGGGCCTTGTAGCGCAGATTCCCC
The sequence above is drawn from the Armatimonadota bacterium genome and encodes:
- a CDS encoding sulfatase; amino-acid sequence: MADQRPNIILIVSDDHGRDTVSYGNPSIHTPNLDALAGEGVRFTNGFCTTASCAASRSVILTGLYNHANGTYGHTHGCHHFACFDDTVTLPALLNKAGYRTARAGKRHYAPDALFPFQDGLPEGMFGRDDVCMAEACRPFMQSDEPFFLYWASHNPHRGGGVVAEHPCRPDRFGNPPQSFPGDEERPFDDDEVLVPPYLPDIPETRAELAQYCQSVARLDRGIGRLLQVLRDEGKWDNTVIIYIADNGAAFPGAKTTLYEPGMNLPLIVRSPEHSGRGTTCDALVTWADLTPTILDFAGALDNPEAFHGRSFRGIIDQASPTDWREEAFAAHTFHEITNYYPMRVVRTKQHKFIWNIAHPLTYSFASDLWEAATWQGSLRRGISDYGQRPVEAYLHRPRFELYDLQQDPGETNNLAERPDYAGLVGHFCAKIKDFQKRTNDPWIHKWEYE
- a CDS encoding PAS domain-containing protein → MDLNAVALIAVGVASAALGLVIYLRAPSRPANRLWCLHALLVTGWALLNYGIVVAKDPVVVVAYLRLVHLLSAFVLVTFVDFCSFFPDRLVSSWSLQRVLLYGSALVFGGIACLPGIVRSIEMTPEGPNVEFGWPLALLGLYAIGLLSVANGLLWTKSRQLHGVARVQTVYVLAAAIGFQVMVLITNVILPVITGNTTYSRWGVVTYFFTIATVTAAMAKHSLWDLGSAGRRAAAGVLAVGSLGIAAGLAVSVLLGRMRLYVDDPARLTAFWLVIGTALGFTFTPAYQYFRGLLGRNADEDRERTAKLLRRLEAAVVRSPGNETLLMPMLEAAEEFFGTAFVAAYLRRSGSVYECVGLVDPHSYVATQAPFLAAGNLSGPALRLLNVEGLQEPLYAGDVLRFDASPHAAERLSAMESLHASVVIPMVWQERPLGFFILGPKLSRDIFTAFEASMFAALGAHAAVALKNHELRAQILAEKERTEKIISQMASGLVAVDSRGIISVVNASACELLHRKSSDLVGRHLHILPASLQASLSDALQTGRGSNNPGLPLFSDGELRVALSTFALTNPEGGNDGAAVLFHDLSTEDALRRAQQEAERLRFIRAISAGMAHEIRNPLVAIRTFAELAPRRLDDPEFRESFLDVARSEVGRLEDLVEQFMTLARPTSYAWENVNLRQLAEGAAAAVSASAESRGIGISVVLPEELPELRGNETRLHQALLNLLLNALDATPAGGRVEVRVQPRIAGGQERLGIGVWNSHSYIPPEQMVSLFEPFFTTKASGTGLGLTICHTIAEEHGGEVAVRSDEQTGTEFTLLLPLTPDHQRHPVTTA
- a CDS encoding prepilin-type N-terminal cleavage/methylation domain-containing protein translates to MRKGFTLIELLVVIAIIAILAAILFPVFARAREKARSASCLSNVKQIGLAVLMYGQDYDERYVSAAWWGSYFWCDRVAPYMKNTQLFVCPSHKGDLCATGTCSNHNAHVRYPDLGYGYNHYHISYPSGFVGLSNQRCPRLCPLPPCSW
- a CDS encoding beta-ketoacyl-[acyl-carrier-protein] synthase family protein, producing MSAIEAPSRRVVITGAGVVSCAGMGKQAFWEAVRDGKSGVRRITRFDVSDLRAQIAGEITDFDPLDWVEAKKAAKQGRFVHFSLAAAQMAIEDSDLDLEREDRLGIGVAFGTSGAGNGNIADDHYVRWVESEFQRVDPTGINEIPAHAASSHISIELGLKGPQYSLSTGCVTSVLTVGQAMETIRRGQATCMIAGGSEACLSRPIYHMLARQRVLSTRNDDPKGACRPFDKDRDGLVLGEGAAAVVLESAEHAMKRGARIYGELLGYGVNTEAYHMVISIPTGDELARCLRDAMRMGKLAPNDIDYVCAHGIGNKEYDIGDTLGIKKALGQHAYHIPVTSIKPVPGQCFGAGAAMQLVAACMVLQTETVPPTLNLVEPDEECDLDYVPGTARRGRIDTIALNAHSFGGTHAALIVRRFDERTMG
- a CDS encoding type II secretion system F family protein translates to MAYKAPLREQAYAFRELATLVSAGITLNQALDHQVSRPMSPPFRAFFRRASARVGKGEKLSVIMRDHPGMFSDITVALIEAGEQSGRLDKMLTNIAEYLERELELRNMISRETFYAKILVSAVLLIPAAARAIIAWLLESAWRAVVILFQTLMVYLLIGGLPFLAFYLIYRRFAASQTGRNLIDQVKLALPVLGVIIQQVALAKFCRAFAALYEAGISVPECVRLSADACGNRFLASQFHAAAPVVEQGVPLSDALGYTRLSNSLVMRLLETGEQTGNVDTMMDKAAQHLEDESRTRIHRAAVMIVPVVIIIMGIIVGIMIARFYLGFYMGMMD